The following DNA comes from Flammeovirgaceae bacterium.
CAAACTCTGTGGGGAACACCACGTCAAGTTGCTGGCGTATGGCACCGTGGCCGGTGGGTTCCTTACAGATAAATGGCTGAACAAACCGGAGCCAAAACTGGACGGACAGGCCACCTGGTCACAAATGAAATACAAACGGTTTATTGAAGAGGCCGGGGGATGGGATAAATTCCAGCAGGTGCTTTCCGTACTCAGCAACGTTGCCAAACGGCACAACGCCTCCATCGCCAATGTGGCCAGCCGCTATATCCTGGAGCAACCCGCTGTGGGAAGCGTGATTATCGGGGTAAGGCTTGGCAGGAGCGAACACGTGGCGGACAATGCCAAGCTCTTTCAATTTCACCTGACCGAAGGGGACAAAAAAGACATAAGGGGCGTTCAAGCTTTGCTTTCCGCCATACATGGGGATTGTGGGGACGAGTACCGCAAGCCCCCCTACCTCACCGCATCGGGCGACCTGAGCCACCATTTGGATGCCATCCCACCACCCTTCCCGGTATTTGAGGGGAGTGACGGAAGAAGCAAGGCCCTGAGTGGAACAGTGTGGGAAGACATGGCCGGGTTCAGCAGGGCCGTAAAAAAAGGAAACAGGATATTGGTTTCCGGTACCACCGCCACACATGGCGAACGGGCCATCGGTGGCCATGATCCTGCCGCCCAAACCCATTTCGTCATCGATAAAATCGAAGGGGCATTGCAATCCCTGGGGGGCAAATTGGAGCACGTGGTAAGGACAAGGGTTTTCGTGCGCCACATGGATGACTGGGAGGCGATATCGAGGGCACACGGGGAGCGGTTCAAGGAAATCCAACCGGCCAATACTTTGGTCAGGGCCGATATTATTGGCGAGGGATACCTGGTGGAAATGGAAGCCGAGGCGATCGTGGAATAACAAGGTGCTTCAACATTTTATTTCGCGATATTGGCCGCACAACCCGATAAATTAAAGGTGTAACTTGCGCGTCAAAATGAATTTCCTACCAGCAGAAATAGAAGGAATCATCGCCAGGACCTATCACCTGGAGGGAGAGGCCAAGCCCCTCCCGGGCGAAGTGGACTTAAATTTTTTGTTCACGGCACAGGACCATAGGAAGTACCTTTTCAAAGTGGCCAAAGAGGGTACGGAAAGGGCACACCTGGAATTTCAAAACGCAATGATGCGCCATTTAAGGGCCAAAAATTTGGGGCTCGATATCTCCCAGGTGGTCCCGTCCACCAGCAAAGGACCTATCCTCACCCTCACCGGCAAAAAAGGCGAAAAACGACTGGCCCGGCTGCTCACCTGGGTGGAAGGAAGACCGTTTGCCACCGTAAACCCCCATTCCGCGCAGTTGCTCCATGACCTTGGTACCCTTTGTGGGCGCCTGAGCGCGGCCCTCAAGGATTTTGACCACCCGGCAGCCCACCGTTTTATCAAGTGGGACATCGCGCAGGTGGAGTGGATAAAACCATACCTGGGCACCATGGAAGATACCGGAAAAAATGCCCTGTTGGATTATCATTATGACTTGTACGAATCAGTCGTGAAGCCCATGGCCGGGGCCCTCCCGCGGAGCGTCATTTACAATGATGCCAACGACTACAATGTATTGGTGGGCCCCGGCAAGGCAAATCCTACCGTGCCGGGTGTTATCGACTTCGGGGATGCCGTCCATTCCTATACCATAAATGAATTGGCCATAGCCCTGGCCTATGCCTTAATGCACAAGCCCGACCCTATGCAGGCGGCCTACCCCATCGTGCAAGGCTATCATAAGGTTTTTCCTATAAAGGAGGAAGAATTGAAGGCGCTATTCGCCCTTGTCAATGCCCGACTGCTCATCAGTGTGGTTTGCTCCCATCAAAACCGTGAGGAAAACCCGGGCAATGCCTACCTGCAAATAAGTGACCAGGCCGCGTGGGAATTGATGGAAAAGCTTCGGGAGGTGCCCCCCACTTTTGCCTACTATGTTTTCCGCCACGCCTGCGGAATGGAACCCTGTCCTGCCCGTTCCGTTTTCAATGATTGGGCCGTCCGCCAGGCAGGCCATATCAAACCCATCGTGAACAAGCCCCTGAATGACGCCCACTGGCTTGACCTGGGAATGGGGAGCCTGGAATTGGGCAACCAGTCGAATGTCCTGGACGGTGCATTGTTAAGCTCACGGATTGAAACCGCCATCCGTGAAAGTGGAAAGGGTGCCGGCCTGGGGAAGTACAATGAGGCAAGGCCCTTTTATACCTCGCCTGCTTTTGAAACGGAAAGCAATGACGGACCGGCCTGGAGGACGGTGCACCTGGGGCTGGATGTGTTTTTGCCCGAAGGGGAAACGGTGCATGCACCTTTGGCAGGAACGGTCCATAACCTTGCCGACAATAAAGGCGAACGAAATTATGGCCCTACCGTTATCATTCGGCATGATGTTTTACCTGGGTTAACTTTCTATACCCTTTACGGGCACCTTGATGGCCTTACGTTGGGCAAATGGAAGCCGGGGGACACCATTAAAGGCGGGGAGCAGATTGGCGCCATCGGGGCGATGCACGAAAATGGTGGGTGGCCTCCCCATCTCCATTTTCAAATCATGTTGGACATACTGGGGAAAAACGGTGATTACCCGGGAGTGGCCGCCCCTACGCTGGTTGAGGTATGGAAAAGCATTTGCCCGGACCCGGCCTTGCTCATAAAGGGTTCGCTGCCTGCTGTTCAACAGCCCCCAGAAAGCCCAGGGCTTCTCGCTTTTCGCGAAGGGCACCTTGGGAAAAACCTCAGCCTCTCCTATCGCCAACCTTTGATGGTGCAGCGCGGTTACATGCAATACCTGTACGAAGCCGATGGAAGAAAATACCTGGACACGGTGAACAACGTGGCACATGTGGGCCACGAGCACCCTCGCATAGTCAGGGCCGGCCAGGACCAAATGGCGGTGTTGAACACCAACACCCGTTACCTGCATAAAAATATCGTAGCGTTTGCGGAAAAGCTTTTGGCCACCCTGCCCGGGCCCCTTAGTGTTGCCTATGTGGTCAACTCGGGAAGCGAAGCCAATGAGCTGGCACTGCGCATGGCCAAGGCCTACACACGGCAGAAGGACATGGTGGTGGTGGCGGTAGGCTACCACGGCAATACCAACGCCTGCGTGGACATCAGCTCGTACAAATTCGACAGGAAGGGCGGCACCGGTGCCCCGGGGCATGTTCATGTAGTGCCCATTCCAGATACTTACCGTGGGATTTACCAGGAAAAGGAAGGAAGCGGAAAACGGTATGCCTCCCATGTAAAGGAGGCCATAGAAAAGGTGCGGTCGCAGGGAAAAGGGGTGGCCGGGTTCATTTGCGAATCCATACTGAGCTGCGGTGGGCAAATTGTATTGCCGGGAGGGTACCTGAAAGAAGCATACCAGCACATAAGAACTGCCGGGGGCGTATGCATAGCCGATGAGGTGCAGACCGGATGTGGGCGTGCAGGCGACTATTTCTGGGCTTTTGAAAGCCAGGGGGTAGTACCTGACATCGTTACCATTGGCAAACCCATTGGCAACGGCCATCCGCTGGGCGTGGTGGTGGCCACCCGAAAACTGGCCGATGCCTTTGCCAATGGCATGGAGTACTTCAATACCTTCGGGGGCAACCCGGTGTCGTGCGCCATTGGGTTGGAGGTGCTCAACGTCATTGAGGGTGAGGGGCTGGTGCACAATGCCCAATCCATAGGGCAATACCTGACGGAGGGGCTCCGGCAATTGAAAAGCAACCACCACATTATAGGTGACATTCGCGGGATGGGCTTGTTTTTGGGTATTGAATTGGTGAAAAACGACCAGCTTGAGCCGGCCACGGGGCAGGCTGCCTACCTGGCCAACAGGATGCGGGAACTGGGCATTTTGATGAGCACCGATGGCCCTTACGAAAACGTGTTAAAGATCAAGCCCCCAATGGTGTTCGACAAAAACGATTCCGACTTTCTCCTTTCCACGCTGGGCCGCGTACTGAAAGAAGATTTCATGCAAGCCTGACCTACCTCGTACTGGCCGCCACGCCATCCCTTCTCGGGTCTGCCACACCGTGCCATTGGCCATTTTCAAAAGCAACCGCATGGACGCCACCGAAATAGGAATTCAAACCATCAATATCCAGGCCGTTGTCAACCTCCGCAAATTTTAAACCGTGCGCGGTGAGCCAGGGGAATAAGGTACTGTCCGGCTTTTCCATATAGGCTTTGTTGCCCGTAACGTGCACGCGGGGCACACGAACGGCCTCCACAATATCTTTCTTTACATCAATCCAATATTGAATGGTTTGCGCTACCGCGGATATTATGCGGGCGCTACCGGGGCTTCCTGTGGCCATCACGTTTTCCCCATTTTTGTCCCTTACGATGGTTGGGCTCATGGAGGAATAGGCCATTTTTCCGGGCCCCACGGCAAATGGATGGGCACTGTCGTTGTACACAAAATCTTCCATATAGCTGTTGTAGATAAAGCCAAGCCCTGGCGAGGCGGCTCGGGAGCCAAAGTAAGCGTTGATACTGGTAGTAACGGTTACCACCATGCCGTCTTTGTCCACTACGGAAAAATGCGTGGTCTCCCCGGTGCCTACTGCAGGTTCCGCATCGGGGCCAAAGGCCGAAGACCGGATTAACCCACTTGCCTTTTCCTTCGAAATCCGTTCCGACACCTCACTTTTGTAATCAACCATGTTTTGGATGGGGTGGGCTTGCCTTTCGGCATGTGCCAATGCCAAGGCTTCCATCAACCGCTGGTCCCTGTCCATGCTTCCGTCCAGTTCCTCCATCAGGTTCAGCGCCAGCAACACCACCCAACCCCCACATGGCGGGGTGCTGGTAAAAACCTGGTACCTCCTGTAGCTGGATTCCAAAGCAGGCACCACGGTAGGGGTTGGAAAATCGTTCAAGTCCTTTAATGATATCCACCCTCCGTTGTCCTTCATGTCCTGGGCAATAGTAGTGGCTATCTCTCCGTGGTAAAAATCGTCCGCGCCAACACGCGCCAGTCGTTGTAGGGTTTTTGCCAGCACTGGCTGCACCAGTACCTCCCCTTCTTCAGGTATTTTTCCATCCACCAAAAAGTGTTGCATGCCGTAGGGCGAGTCCAATATTTTCTTTTCATATTGTTGGTATACCCTGGCGCGAAACCTCCCCATCCTAAAACCGCTTTTGGCCTGACGGATGGCAGGTTGCATTGCCTGTTGCCATGAATAGGGGCCACTGCCATAGGTTTTAAAGGCAAAGTCCAGGGTTTTGACAAAAGACGGAACCGTTGACCTTCGATGGAATTGGATATCCTCCCTGGTGGCGGTCGTGGGAGTGGAGGCAGGCGAATAGGTAGTGCCATTTATCATAAAAGGCTTTTCGCCAGGGATGCCCACCAGTATTTGGATGCCTGCCCCCAGCCCGGTCATTGCAGGCTCCGTCACGGCAAGTGAAAAGGCAACCGCCACGGCCGCGTCCATCGCGTTGCCACCATTTTCCAGTACCTCCAATCCGGCCTGGGTGGCTTCTGGCGTGGCCGA
Coding sequences within:
- a CDS encoding aldo/keto reductase; translated protein: MGPKIETCQLSPTLRASRVVNGLWQVADMERGGQNLDASETSKYMMPYVEAGFTTFDMADHYGSAEIIAGTFKQGLQAPDTVQLLTKWVPRPGKNNKEEVRAAVITALNRLQSKKLDLLQFHAWNYADPNWLDCLYWLQDLKEEGLVANIGLTNFDTPHLRIALSSGIEVVSNQVSYSVVDQRAGGAMAKLCGEHHVKLLAYGTVAGGFLTDKWLNKPEPKLDGQATWSQMKYKRFIEEAGGWDKFQQVLSVLSNVAKRHNASIANVASRYILEQPAVGSVIIGVRLGRSEHVADNAKLFQFHLTEGDKKDIRGVQALLSAIHGDCGDEYRKPPYLTASGDLSHHLDAIPPPFPVFEGSDGRSKALSGTVWEDMAGFSRAVKKGNRILVSGTTATHGERAIGGHDPAAQTHFVIDKIEGALQSLGGKLEHVVRTRVFVRHMDDWEAISRAHGERFKEIQPANTLVRADIIGEGYLVEMEAEAIVE
- a CDS encoding aminotransferase class III-fold pyridoxal phosphate-dependent enzyme, which translates into the protein MNFLPAEIEGIIARTYHLEGEAKPLPGEVDLNFLFTAQDHRKYLFKVAKEGTERAHLEFQNAMMRHLRAKNLGLDISQVVPSTSKGPILTLTGKKGEKRLARLLTWVEGRPFATVNPHSAQLLHDLGTLCGRLSAALKDFDHPAAHRFIKWDIAQVEWIKPYLGTMEDTGKNALLDYHYDLYESVVKPMAGALPRSVIYNDANDYNVLVGPGKANPTVPGVIDFGDAVHSYTINELAIALAYALMHKPDPMQAAYPIVQGYHKVFPIKEEELKALFALVNARLLISVVCSHQNREENPGNAYLQISDQAAWELMEKLREVPPTFAYYVFRHACGMEPCPARSVFNDWAVRQAGHIKPIVNKPLNDAHWLDLGMGSLELGNQSNVLDGALLSSRIETAIRESGKGAGLGKYNEARPFYTSPAFETESNDGPAWRTVHLGLDVFLPEGETVHAPLAGTVHNLADNKGERNYGPTVIIRHDVLPGLTFYTLYGHLDGLTLGKWKPGDTIKGGEQIGAIGAMHENGGWPPHLHFQIMLDILGKNGDYPGVAAPTLVEVWKSICPDPALLIKGSLPAVQQPPESPGLLAFREGHLGKNLSLSYRQPLMVQRGYMQYLYEADGRKYLDTVNNVAHVGHEHPRIVRAGQDQMAVLNTNTRYLHKNIVAFAEKLLATLPGPLSVAYVVNSGSEANELALRMAKAYTRQKDMVVVAVGYHGNTNACVDISSYKFDRKGGTGAPGHVHVVPIPDTYRGIYQEKEGSGKRYASHVKEAIEKVRSQGKGVAGFICESILSCGGQIVLPGGYLKEAYQHIRTAGGVCIADEVQTGCGRAGDYFWAFESQGVVPDIVTIGKPIGNGHPLGVVVATRKLADAFANGMEYFNTFGGNPVSCAIGLEVLNVIEGEGLVHNAQSIGQYLTEGLRQLKSNHHIIGDIRGMGLFLGIELVKNDQLEPATGQAAYLANRMRELGILMSTDGPYENVLKIKPPMVFDKNDSDFLLSTLGRVLKEDFMQA
- a CDS encoding gamma-glutamyltransferase; the encoded protein is MKRTVLFIAICAALLSGCSTGPGNVPGVVASATPEATQAGLEVLENGGNAMDAAVAVAFSLAVTEPAMTGLGAGIQILVGIPGEKPFMINGTTYSPASTPTTATREDIQFHRRSTVPSFVKTLDFAFKTYGSGPYSWQQAMQPAIRQAKSGFRMGRFRARVYQQYEKKILDSPYGMQHFLVDGKIPEEGEVLVQPVLAKTLQRLARVGADDFYHGEIATTIAQDMKDNGGWISLKDLNDFPTPTVVPALESSYRRYQVFTSTPPCGGWVVLLALNLMEELDGSMDRDQRLMEALALAHAERQAHPIQNMVDYKSEVSERISKEKASGLIRSSAFGPDAEPAVGTGETTHFSVVDKDGMVVTVTTSINAYFGSRAASPGLGFIYNSYMEDFVYNDSAHPFAVGPGKMAYSSMSPTIVRDKNGENVMATGSPGSARIISAVAQTIQYWIDVKKDIVEAVRVPRVHVTGNKAYMEKPDSTLFPWLTAHGLKFAEVDNGLDIDGLNSYFGGVHAVAFENGQWHGVADPRRDGVAASTR